From Micromonospora sp. NBC_01699, a single genomic window includes:
- a CDS encoding DUF397 domain-containing protein: protein MDLTGATWRKSTRSGTSGGECVEVADNLPGVVAVRDSKDPSGQALSFAPESWRAFVALTKQR from the coding sequence ATGGATCTGACCGGCGCCACCTGGCGTAAGTCCACTCGCAGCGGCACCAGCGGCGGCGAGTGCGTCGAGGTCGCGGACAACCTGCCCGGTGTCGTGGCCGTGCGGGACAGCAAGGACCCGTCGGGCCAGGCCCTGAGCTTCGCTCCCGAGTCGTGGCGCGCGTTCGTCGCCTTGACCAAGCAGCGCTAG